The genomic stretch GAACTGAGTCTCGTTGCTGAATCGTTCGCTGGCGGCGCTGCGTGACGGCGTCGAGCTGTTCCGTGAACGACTCGCAGTGCCACTCCGGAATTATCGTCGTGTCCAGCGCGGCGAAGATGTCCTTGAGATCCGTCCACGCCGATTCAATTGACCGTGCTTCCTCGTCGATGGTTTCGAGGAAGTTCTCACGTCTTTGCGCGGCTTCCGCTGCTACCTCTATGAGTACGTGCTTGTACGCCGCAGTGAACGACACCGACGACTCGGGTCGAA from Halobacterium hubeiense encodes the following:
- a CDS encoding DUF7260 family protein, whose translation is MPHYDDTYDESLIEHLAGEFGPKIAEGVRPESSVSFTAAYKHVLIEVAAEAAQRRENFLETIDEEARSIESAWTDLKDIFAALDTTIIPEWHCESFTEQLDAVTQRRQRTIQQRDSVPRFDDHSLCAYLYENESWTYPVLTAVARTREAVSLERSTRPGTTNAADPGRRNS